One Parasphingorhabdus cellanae genomic region harbors:
- a CDS encoding DUF6151 family protein, whose protein sequence is MTPTANPSQTLDFQCQCGAIKGAVTESTPPTGRRLVCHCNDCQAFAHYLGKEKRMLDDHAGTHVYQMDSAKFTLSQGQDKLACVTVTGGPLLRWYCNDCQTPIANTLSSTRFAFLSLILSAFDAGKTDAVLGREVEHVAIASGVGDLGQVRTASMPGMLWNLLVRTIKARFNPELKKSPLFDDATGEPLAVPIKLEPAQRLAIDEKADIYREVLGEAG, encoded by the coding sequence ATGACCCCCACCGCCAACCCCTCTCAAACCCTTGATTTCCAATGCCAATGCGGCGCGATTAAAGGCGCCGTTACCGAATCAACCCCGCCAACCGGCCGCCGTCTGGTGTGCCATTGCAACGACTGCCAGGCCTTTGCCCATTATCTCGGCAAGGAAAAGCGGATGCTCGACGACCATGCCGGGACGCATGTTTATCAGATGGACTCCGCGAAATTCACCCTGAGCCAGGGACAAGACAAGCTTGCTTGCGTAACCGTCACCGGCGGTCCGCTGCTGCGCTGGTATTGCAACGATTGCCAGACCCCGATTGCCAATACACTCAGCAGCACCCGCTTTGCCTTTCTGTCGCTGATCCTCTCAGCCTTTGACGCTGGCAAAACCGATGCGGTGCTGGGGCGGGAGGTCGAGCATGTCGCGATCGCATCCGGCGTCGGCGACTTGGGTCAGGTCAGAACCGCAAGCATGCCGGGCATGTTATGGAATTTGCTGGTCCGCACCATCAAAGCGCGGTTCAACCCAGAGCTTAAAAAATCGCCCTTATTCGATGACGCGACGGGCGAGCCGCTCGCTGTCCCGATCAAGCTGGAGCCAGCGCAGCGGCTGGCGATTGACGAAAAGGCGGATATCTACCGCGAGGTTTTGG
- a CDS encoding patatin-like phospholipase family protein, with product MSLVPVSGPNLARHALFDGVSAAAIDALESVSTLKAISGGEILVAQGDDADALYFVESGRFRVVVNKVHIVAHIEAGEAVGELAFFAGGKRTADVIATRDSVVLKVSRSAFDDIAQTHPELTQAMLKLVSERLVVATSRAGSVSSSTPRVIALIPAGTSQLPDGFLARLTEAFEAVVKADTPVIAVDQGTNEASDSAAYQAWLAEQEAKGAYVLIDGSGSEEWGSQVCRNADALVMMGRPGRAEPEPNAMEQTAMRWIAPPQRTLLLVREKAEKTITKSAVWIDPRDPKLHHHVALDSDADFAKVARFLTGGAVGLVLAGGGALGCAHLGVVQALREANVPIDFIGGASAGAAMGGAIARGMTVDETLDQMEAMFIKAKAMRRLTLPLYSLLDPTVFDAELRSRYGTKDIADQPIAFFGVSTNLSTNGLHVHRRGPLWECVRASGSLPTILPPFIDGEGNILVDGGVLDNVPVKVMHGLKTGPNIVVSLGDPDEVWRTNVEYDDIRGRWTLMKDVLLRRKREAEFPSIVEIMSRSMVVASRMASKEMLGEHDILVNPPIIPDMQILDWHLGRELAGMAADYITHNVVESAGLKAL from the coding sequence ATGAGCTTAGTACCGGTTTCTGGCCCAAATCTGGCCCGGCATGCGCTGTTTGACGGCGTATCTGCGGCCGCGATTGATGCGCTGGAATCGGTATCGACACTGAAAGCTATATCCGGCGGCGAGATCCTGGTTGCCCAGGGCGATGATGCCGATGCTCTGTACTTCGTTGAATCCGGCCGGTTCCGCGTGGTGGTCAACAAGGTCCATATTGTCGCCCATATCGAAGCCGGCGAAGCGGTAGGCGAGCTCGCCTTTTTTGCCGGCGGAAAGCGGACCGCCGATGTCATTGCGACCCGCGACTCTGTGGTTCTCAAGGTCTCGCGCAGCGCCTTTGACGATATTGCGCAGACGCACCCTGAACTCACGCAGGCGATGCTCAAACTGGTGTCCGAACGGTTGGTGGTTGCCACTAGCCGTGCCGGTTCCGTATCCAGCAGCACGCCGCGGGTTATCGCGCTGATCCCCGCCGGAACCAGTCAGTTGCCTGATGGCTTTCTGGCGCGGTTGACCGAGGCGTTTGAAGCGGTGGTGAAAGCCGACACGCCGGTGATCGCGGTGGACCAAGGCACCAATGAAGCCTCAGACAGCGCCGCCTATCAGGCCTGGCTGGCGGAGCAGGAGGCCAAGGGCGCCTATGTCCTGATTGATGGCAGCGGGTCAGAAGAGTGGGGCAGCCAGGTCTGTCGCAACGCCGATGCGCTGGTTATGATGGGGCGTCCCGGCCGCGCCGAACCGGAACCCAATGCGATGGAACAGACCGCAATGCGCTGGATCGCTCCGCCGCAGCGCACGTTGCTTCTGGTCCGCGAGAAGGCCGAGAAGACGATCACCAAAAGCGCGGTGTGGATCGACCCGCGCGATCCCAAGCTGCACCATCATGTCGCGCTCGACAGCGATGCCGACTTTGCTAAGGTCGCGCGCTTCCTGACCGGCGGTGCAGTCGGCTTGGTGCTGGCCGGCGGCGGCGCGCTGGGCTGCGCGCATCTCGGCGTCGTGCAGGCGCTGAGAGAGGCGAACGTCCCGATTGACTTCATTGGCGGGGCGAGCGCAGGCGCGGCGATGGGCGGGGCGATTGCGCGCGGCATGACGGTGGACGAGACGCTGGACCAGATGGAGGCCATGTTCATCAAAGCCAAGGCGATGCGCCGGCTGACCCTGCCGCTCTACTCGCTGCTCGACCCGACGGTGTTCGATGCGGAGCTGCGCAGCCGTTACGGGACCAAGGACATAGCCGACCAACCCATTGCTTTCTTTGGAGTTTCTACCAATTTATCGACCAACGGCCTGCACGTCCACCGGCGCGGGCCGCTGTGGGAATGTGTCCGCGCGTCAGGCTCCCTGCCGACGATTTTACCGCCCTTCATTGACGGCGAGGGCAACATCCTGGTCGATGGCGGGGTGCTCGATAATGTCCCGGTGAAAGTCATGCACGGCCTGAAAACCGGACCGAATATCGTCGTGTCGCTGGGCGATCCCGATGAAGTCTGGCGCACCAATGTCGAATATGACGATATTCGGGGGCGCTGGACCCTGATGAAGGACGTGCTGCTGCGCCGCAAGCGCGAGGCGGAGTTCCCCTCCATCGTCGAGATCATGTCGCGATCTATGGTCGTCGCCAGCCGCATGGCGTCGAAGGAAATGCTGGGCGAGCACGACATTCTCGTCAACCCGCCGATCATCCCCGATATGCAGATTCTCGACTGGCATCTCGGCCGCGAACTGGCCGGGATGGCAGCGGATTATATCACGCATAATGTCGTCGAAAGTGCCGGTTTGAAGGCATTGTAA
- a CDS encoding DUF2855 family protein, translated as MSDQISSLWVKKSDLPQAEWHDNPVPELADGQILLEIEKYALTANNITYAAVGDGFGYWNFFPTGDADWGIVPVWGFAKVVASHHADIAVGERIYGYLPMASHLVVSPANVTNAGFVDSAEHRQGLAIIYNQYNRLGMDAGQMEAERALYQPLFTTSFLIEDMMRKAEWHGAEAVLLTSASSKTALGLALVAKNLSPDIKRIGLTSPPNRDFVDKTGLYDQVLTYDDLGKAVKDQPTVSVDFAGNSKLLAAIHDHWQDNLKFSSMVGATHFEERDGTGDLKGPKPVLFFAPTVAESLMKEVGPATFRAMVDEQFTAFVASVQGHLSVEHMAGQDALQSAYLEMLANKVAPNRGLICAFG; from the coding sequence ATGAGTGACCAGATCAGCAGTCTTTGGGTAAAGAAATCCGATCTCCCCCAAGCCGAATGGCACGATAACCCGGTCCCGGAACTGGCCGATGGACAGATTTTGCTGGAGATCGAGAAATATGCACTGACCGCCAATAACATCACTTATGCCGCGGTGGGTGACGGCTTTGGCTATTGGAATTTCTTCCCAACGGGCGACGCGGATTGGGGTATCGTGCCAGTCTGGGGTTTCGCCAAGGTGGTGGCATCCCACCACGCTGATATTGCGGTTGGCGAACGGATCTATGGTTATCTACCAATGGCCAGCCATTTGGTGGTGTCGCCCGCTAACGTTACTAATGCCGGTTTTGTCGATAGCGCGGAACATCGCCAGGGCCTTGCGATTATCTACAATCAATATAATCGGCTGGGTATGGATGCCGGACAGATGGAAGCTGAGCGTGCACTCTATCAACCGCTATTCACGACCAGCTTTCTGATCGAGGACATGATGCGCAAGGCCGAATGGCATGGCGCAGAGGCTGTATTGCTTACCAGTGCCTCATCGAAAACGGCTTTGGGTCTGGCATTGGTGGCCAAAAATCTGAGCCCCGATATCAAGCGTATCGGCCTGACGTCGCCGCCCAACCGTGATTTTGTCGACAAGACGGGACTTTACGATCAAGTGCTGACCTATGATGATCTTGGCAAGGCGGTGAAGGATCAACCCACCGTCTCAGTCGATTTTGCCGGTAACAGCAAGCTGCTCGCGGCGATCCATGATCACTGGCAGGACAATCTGAAATTCAGTTCCATGGTCGGGGCCACCCATTTTGAGGAGCGTGATGGAACCGGCGATCTGAAAGGACCAAAGCCGGTCCTGTTCTTTGCGCCGACTGTAGCGGAATCGCTGATGAAAGAAGTCGGCCCTGCGACATTTCGCGCGATGGTGGACGAGCAATTTACGGCCTTTGTCGCTAGCGTGCAGGGCCATTTATCGGTCGAACATATGGCTGGACAAGATGCTTTGCAAAGCGCTTATCTGGAGATGCTGGCCAACAAGGTTGCGCCCAATCGCGGTTTGATCTGCGCCTTTGGCTAG
- a CDS encoding alanine/glycine:cation symporter family protein, with translation MSTAPVSGFEAAIKPVTNVSDFIWGGSWNGEPVLAIAGQPIPPMVIILLGAGIYFMIGLRGYPLRRLFPALAGLFKKSDGKGAGEISPFAALSTALSGQVGTGNLAGVATAITLGGPGAIFWMWVTALFGMALAFAEGSLAVRFREKTADGVYRGGPMTYISIGLGPKWTWLAVLFCLGALFSALVTGNGIQANSLGDSANELFGVEEWIGGAVAAVAVFAVIIGGIKSIGKVAETIVPWMAAAYLVMAFVALMINLPYLPETFSRIFAGAFGYDAAAGGFLGAMIMIAIRAGVARGLFSNEAGQGSTPIAHAVAQTNDPAAQGRFAMMGTFIDTIVICTMTALVMLTVAGDFTVTDANGVKTAVEHAWQSDLNGFAMTSGAYAAAFPFELFSIPIGTLIVSVALILFVFTTLLTWSYYGERAITYLYDLLPGASLSGEKKLHFMWRVVWCVVIFFGSFAPLELVWRLGDISNAVMTLPNIVALLALSGVVFALAKGNRTAGTDHGRETPVELQEEISGAPGH, from the coding sequence GTGAGTACAGCGCCAGTTTCGGGGTTTGAAGCCGCGATTAAGCCCGTCACCAACGTATCAGACTTTATCTGGGGCGGCAGCTGGAACGGGGAACCGGTTCTCGCCATTGCTGGCCAGCCAATCCCGCCGATGGTGATCATCCTTTTGGGCGCTGGTATCTATTTCATGATCGGCTTGCGCGGCTATCCGCTGCGCCGTCTGTTTCCTGCGCTTGCCGGTCTGTTCAAGAAATCCGATGGCAAGGGCGCAGGCGAGATTTCACCCTTTGCCGCGCTTTCAACGGCCTTGTCAGGGCAAGTCGGGACCGGTAATCTCGCCGGGGTTGCAACCGCAATCACATTGGGCGGACCCGGCGCCATATTCTGGATGTGGGTCACGGCCCTGTTCGGTATGGCGCTGGCTTTTGCCGAAGGATCGCTCGCTGTGCGGTTCCGCGAAAAGACCGCCGATGGCGTCTATCGCGGCGGGCCGATGACCTATATCAGCATTGGCCTAGGACCCAAATGGACCTGGCTGGCAGTGCTCTTCTGTCTCGGCGCGCTGTTTTCCGCGCTGGTCACAGGCAATGGTATTCAGGCCAACAGCCTGGGCGATAGCGCCAATGAACTGTTCGGCGTGGAGGAATGGATTGGCGGCGCGGTTGCTGCCGTAGCGGTTTTTGCGGTCATTATCGGCGGTATCAAGTCCATCGGTAAAGTCGCTGAAACCATCGTTCCATGGATGGCTGCCGCTTATCTCGTGATGGCTTTCGTCGCGCTGATGATCAACCTGCCCTATCTGCCGGAAACCTTTTCTCGCATTTTTGCCGGTGCCTTTGGTTATGACGCAGCCGCTGGCGGGTTTCTCGGCGCCATGATCATGATTGCCATTCGGGCCGGTGTTGCGCGCGGGCTGTTTTCGAACGAAGCTGGTCAGGGCTCGACCCCGATCGCCCACGCTGTGGCACAGACCAATGACCCGGCGGCACAGGGCCGCTTTGCGATGATGGGCACGTTTATCGATACTATCGTGATCTGCACGATGACCGCGCTGGTCATGCTGACGGTGGCCGGTGACTTTACCGTGACTGATGCCAATGGCGTCAAAACAGCGGTCGAACATGCCTGGCAATCCGATCTTAACGGCTTTGCCATGACATCAGGCGCTTATGCTGCCGCCTTCCCGTTTGAACTGTTCAGCATTCCCATCGGCACACTGATCGTCTCGGTCGCGCTAATCCTGTTCGTGTTCACAACGTTGCTGACGTGGAGCTATTACGGCGAGCGCGCGATCACCTATCTTTATGATCTGCTGCCCGGCGCGTCGCTAAGCGGAGAGAAGAAGCTGCATTTCATGTGGCGGGTCGTGTGGTGCGTGGTCATTTTCTTCGGCTCCTTCGCGCCGCTGGAGCTGGTCTGGCGGCTCGGCGATATTTCCAATGCGGTGATGACCTTGCCGAACATTGTCGCGCTGCTGGCCCTATCCGGCGTAGTCTTTGCGCTGGCGAAAGGCAATCGCACCGCAGGCACTGATCATGGGCGTGAAACGCCGGTTGAGCTACAAGAAGAAATCTCGGGAGCGCCGGGGCATTAG
- a CDS encoding YqaA family protein, translating into MLKRLYEWMLNKAGHPHATKWLAGFSFTESSFFPIPPDVLLAPMCLAKPEKSFWYAFICTVSSVLGALLGYAIGFFLFETIGIAILDFYGMADKFDTFAQSFNEQGWVVVILAGFTPLPFKVITIAAGSTAMPLYILIIAAIIARSARFFLVATLLRFFGPPMKEWIDKNFALATTVGGILFVGGFAAVKLLV; encoded by the coding sequence ATGCTCAAACGTCTCTATGAATGGATGCTCAACAAAGCAGGCCACCCGCACGCCACGAAATGGCTCGCCGGATTCAGCTTTACCGAATCCAGCTTCTTCCCGATCCCGCCGGATGTCCTGCTCGCGCCGATGTGTCTCGCCAAGCCGGAAAAGTCTTTCTGGTATGCGTTTATTTGCACGGTCTCGTCGGTTCTCGGTGCGCTACTCGGCTATGCCATCGGTTTCTTCCTGTTTGAAACCATCGGCATTGCGATCCTCGACTTCTACGGCATGGCAGACAAATTCGATACATTTGCGCAGAGTTTCAATGAGCAGGGCTGGGTCGTGGTCATCCTCGCCGGGTTCACGCCGCTGCCGTTTAAAGTGATCACCATAGCGGCTGGCAGCACTGCGATGCCGCTCTATATCCTGATTATTGCGGCGATTATTGCGCGTTCGGCGCGCTTTTTTCTCGTCGCAACCTTGCTGCGCTTTTTCGGCCCACCGATGAAGGAATGGATCGACAAGAATTTCGCATTGGCCACTACGGTTGGCGGAATATTGTTCGTTGGCGGTTTTGCGGCGGTGAAGTTGCTGGTTTGA
- a CDS encoding glutamate--cysteine ligase, producing the protein MSTRQVSNSNDPVIEHVSQLIEPMQGGEKPKEQWRIGTEHEKFVYCTTDYHAPTYDEPGGIRDLLLALQEFGWKPVEENGKVIAMAGDDGTVSLEPAGQLELSGAPLENLHETCNETGRHLQQVKAIGEKTGKGFLGMGMWPDKTRAELPIMPKGRYGIMLNHMPTVGSLGLDMMLRTCTIQVNLDYASEADMAQKFRVGLALQPLATALFANSPFTENQPNGFESFRSHIWSDTDPHRTGMLPFVFEEGFGYERYAEYMLDVPMYFVFRDGKYINAAGLSFRDFLKGELSVLPGEKPTMADWNDHLSTAFPEVRLKSFLEMRGADGGPWSRICALPAFWVGLLYDQTALDAAWDRVKGWSMEEREALRNAVPKQGLSAPLPNGGKLLDLAGEILDIASAGLTARGRLNTSGDNESGFLDPLREVVAKGKSPAAQLLDRYHGEWDGDVSRIYDEMSF; encoded by the coding sequence ATGAGCACGAGACAAGTTTCAAATAGCAACGATCCTGTGATCGAGCATGTCAGCCAGCTGATCGAGCCAATGCAAGGCGGCGAGAAGCCGAAAGAGCAATGGCGCATCGGCACCGAGCATGAGAAATTCGTCTATTGCACCACCGACTATCATGCCCCGACTTATGACGAGCCCGGCGGGATCAGGGACCTGCTGCTGGCGCTGCAGGAATTTGGCTGGAAGCCGGTTGAGGAAAACGGGAAAGTTATTGCCATGGCGGGCGATGACGGCACGGTCAGTCTTGAACCGGCGGGGCAGTTGGAACTATCTGGTGCGCCGCTCGAAAATCTGCACGAAACCTGCAACGAAACCGGCCGCCATTTACAGCAAGTAAAAGCCATTGGTGAGAAGACCGGCAAGGGCTTTCTGGGCATGGGCATGTGGCCTGACAAGACCCGCGCCGAGTTACCGATCATGCCCAAGGGCCGTTACGGCATCATGCTGAACCATATGCCGACCGTCGGCAGTCTCGGCCTCGACATGATGCTGCGTACCTGCACGATCCAGGTTAATCTCGATTATGCCAGCGAAGCCGACATGGCGCAGAAATTCCGCGTCGGCTTGGCCCTGCAACCGCTCGCCACCGCGCTATTCGCCAACTCGCCATTCACGGAAAACCAGCCCAATGGCTTTGAAAGCTTCCGCAGCCATATCTGGTCGGACACCGATCCGCACCGCACCGGCATGCTGCCCTTCGTGTTTGAAGAGGGTTTTGGCTATGAACGCTATGCGGAATATATGCTCGACGTGCCGATGTATTTCGTCTTTCGCGACGGCAAATATATCAATGCGGCGGGTCTCAGTTTCCGCGATTTCCTGAAAGGTGAATTGTCGGTGCTGCCCGGTGAGAAACCAACAATGGCCGACTGGAATGACCATCTGTCCACCGCCTTCCCCGAAGTGCGCCTGAAAAGCTTCCTCGAAATGCGCGGGGCCGATGGCGGACCGTGGAGCCGGATTTGCGCCCTGCCCGCTTTCTGGGTCGGACTGCTTTATGATCAGACCGCGCTGGATGCGGCCTGGGATCGGGTCAAAGGCTGGAGCATGGAAGAGCGCGAGGCCCTGCGTAATGCCGTGCCGAAACAGGGACTCAGCGCGCCGTTGCCTAATGGCGGAAAGCTGCTCGATCTGGCGGGAGAAATTCTCGATATTGCTTCCGCTGGTCTGACCGCACGCGGTCGGCTCAACACCAGCGGCGACAATGAAAGCGGCTTTCTCGACCCGCTGCGAGAGGTCGTCGCCAAAGGCAAATCCCCCGCCGCCCAGCTGCTCGATCGCTATCATGGTGAATGGGATGGCGATGTCAGCCGCATCTATGACGAGATGAGTTTTTAG
- a CDS encoding TonB-dependent receptor yields MRRISVSAISRFALAGALLTGGISQPVLAQDEAGADDDQLGTIVVTAQRREENIQDVPLSVSTLSNDALNAVQSGGNDIRSLAGRVPNLNIESSFGRTFPRFFIRGLGNTDFDLNASQPVSLVYDDVVLENPILKGFPVFDLDRIEVLRGPQGTLFGRNTPAGIVKFDTVKPGETSGYAKVSVARLGTYQVEGAAGVTDDNGFSVRLSALYQHRDDWIDNIDNGPGDDLGGYDDVAARLQLQYEDGPLTARLVGQVRTMDGSAIVFRANSFATGSNDLVGLGGPGTEFERDLTRSDGINFQKLNNYNLGLTVEYDFGPVTLTSVTSYWEGDLQSRGDIDGGFSNDFPFTPPGGPGSIPFSAQTQDDVPSLNQYTQEIRVASNNEEGLGYQFGGFYFNERLDITTLDFSNPQDFIPGAIARQRQVSEAFGIFGSIFYAFDNGLKLQGGLRYNDDQRDFVAGRTFDTRNPFVSNGGPVPFQRTSVDANLLTWDLSALYEVSPDINVFARAARGYRAPAIQGRLAFGRTLSTATDERTMSYEAGIKTTFLDGRARFNLTGYYYNTEDLQLTAVGGGSNFTTLLNADDVEGYGFEAELEARPVENLTFTVGVGYNENEIKDDDLAVAGCGAPCTVLDPAVAGSPGIFSIDGNTLPQSPRWTVNWTAGYNIPLGSGELYAFTDWYYRSKINFFLYESIEFSDDSLLEGGLRVGYRTGNGKIDIAGFVRNITGDESAVGGIDFNNLTTFVNQPRIYGLEIGTKF; encoded by the coding sequence ATGCGCCGCATATCTGTATCTGCAATTTCACGTTTCGCGCTAGCTGGAGCTTTACTCACGGGCGGCATATCCCAACCTGTGCTTGCGCAGGACGAGGCGGGTGCGGATGATGACCAGCTCGGTACGATTGTCGTAACCGCCCAGCGGCGCGAGGAAAATATTCAGGATGTACCGCTGTCCGTTTCAACATTGAGCAACGATGCCCTGAACGCCGTACAATCTGGCGGTAATGATATTCGCAGCCTGGCTGGCCGCGTTCCAAACCTCAATATCGAAAGCTCCTTCGGCCGGACCTTCCCGCGGTTTTTCATTCGCGGCCTTGGCAATACCGACTTTGACCTCAACGCGTCACAGCCGGTTAGCTTGGTTTACGATGACGTTGTGCTGGAAAACCCAATCCTCAAAGGCTTCCCGGTATTCGATCTGGACCGGATTGAAGTATTGCGCGGTCCGCAAGGCACATTATTCGGTCGCAATACACCAGCTGGTATCGTGAAATTCGACACAGTGAAACCAGGTGAGACGAGTGGCTATGCGAAGGTTAGTGTCGCGCGCCTCGGCACCTATCAGGTGGAGGGCGCAGCTGGCGTTACCGATGATAATGGTTTCTCGGTTCGTCTATCGGCGCTTTATCAGCACCGTGATGACTGGATCGACAATATCGACAATGGCCCTGGCGATGATCTGGGCGGATATGACGACGTCGCTGCCCGTCTGCAGCTACAATATGAAGATGGTCCACTGACCGCAAGGCTGGTCGGGCAGGTCCGTACAATGGATGGTTCTGCTATCGTCTTTCGTGCCAATAGCTTTGCCACTGGCAGCAACGATCTTGTCGGCCTCGGCGGACCGGGTACAGAATTTGAGCGCGATTTAACCCGGTCGGATGGTATAAACTTCCAGAAGCTGAACAATTACAACCTCGGGCTGACAGTCGAATATGATTTCGGGCCGGTTACGCTGACCTCGGTTACATCCTATTGGGAAGGCGATTTGCAAAGTCGCGGCGATATCGACGGCGGCTTTAGCAACGACTTTCCATTCACCCCGCCGGGCGGGCCAGGTTCCATACCTTTCTCTGCCCAGACTCAGGATGATGTCCCAAGCCTCAACCAATATACCCAGGAAATCCGCGTTGCCTCGAACAATGAAGAAGGTCTTGGTTATCAATTTGGCGGCTTTTATTTTAACGAACGTCTGGACATTACAACGCTCGATTTTAGCAACCCACAGGATTTCATTCCCGGAGCAATAGCGCGTCAAAGGCAGGTCAGCGAAGCCTTCGGTATTTTCGGATCTATCTTTTATGCGTTCGATAATGGCCTGAAACTGCAGGGCGGCCTGCGTTATAATGACGACCAGCGCGACTTTGTTGCTGGGAGAACGTTTGATACTCGCAATCCTTTTGTCAGCAACGGCGGACCTGTTCCGTTCCAGCGCACCAGCGTGGATGCAAACTTGCTAACTTGGGATTTAAGCGCGCTTTATGAAGTCAGCCCGGACATTAATGTTTTTGCCCGCGCAGCCCGCGGCTATCGCGCACCGGCAATCCAGGGACGGCTGGCCTTTGGTCGCACACTATCGACCGCCACGGATGAGCGCACCATGTCCTATGAAGCGGGCATAAAAACCACCTTCCTGGATGGCCGTGCCCGGTTCAACCTGACAGGCTATTATTACAATACCGAAGATCTGCAGCTGACAGCTGTTGGTGGCGGTTCAAACTTCACCACTCTCCTCAACGCTGATGATGTCGAAGGCTATGGCTTTGAAGCTGAGTTGGAAGCGCGCCCGGTGGAAAATCTGACTTTCACCGTTGGTGTTGGCTATAATGAAAATGAGATCAAGGACGATGATCTTGCGGTAGCTGGGTGCGGCGCGCCCTGCACCGTTCTGGACCCCGCCGTGGCGGGCAGTCCGGGTATTTTCTCTATAGATGGCAATACCTTACCGCAATCTCCCCGCTGGACGGTCAACTGGACTGCAGGCTATAATATCCCGCTTGGCAGCGGCGAGCTTTACGCCTTTACCGACTGGTATTACCGTTCGAAAATCAACTTCTTCTTGTACGAGTCCATTGAGTTCAGCGACGATAGTTTGCTCGAAGGTGGATTGCGGGTTGGTTATCGCACAGGAAACGGCAAAATCGATATTGCCGGGTTTGTGCGGAACATCACGGGTGATGAGTCCGCTGTGGGCGGCATTGACTTCAACAACCTGACCACATTTGTAAATCAGCCGCGTATTTATGGCTTGGAGATTGGTACGAAATTCTAG
- the dinB gene encoding DNA polymerase IV, which produces MTEQLGIRKIIHIDMDAFFASVEQRDHPELRGKPVAVGGSAARGVVAAASYEARQFGVRSAMPSVTAKRRCPDLIFVKHRFDVYREVSQQIRAIFRTHSDLVEPLSLDEAYIDVTQDKMGIGNATRIAEMIRAEIKKQTQLTASAGVSYNKFIAKIASDQNKPDGMCVIKPHQGADFVAQLPVRRFFGVGPKTGERMAKLNIHTGADLRAQSEEFLRQHFGKSAGYLFRASRGVDHREVKPNRIRKSVGGERTYGSDLVSDTDLEEAMEKIIEIVWNSIEKSGARGRTVTLKAKYADFRQITRSKSLERNIEGKAEFADIGRELLASIMPVENGVRLLGLTLANLEGVVEAAEEASAGEAGQSAFEF; this is translated from the coding sequence ATGACGGAACAGCTCGGCATCCGCAAAATCATCCATATCGATATGGATGCGTTTTTTGCGAGTGTTGAACAGCGCGACCATCCCGAATTGCGCGGCAAGCCTGTTGCCGTCGGCGGATCGGCCGCGCGCGGCGTGGTTGCGGCGGCAAGCTATGAAGCAAGGCAATTTGGTGTGCGCTCCGCCATGCCATCGGTCACCGCGAAACGGCGCTGTCCCGACCTGATATTCGTCAAGCATCGCTTTGATGTCTATAGGGAGGTGTCACAGCAGATCCGCGCCATCTTCCGCACCCATAGCGATCTGGTCGAGCCGCTATCGCTGGATGAGGCCTATATCGACGTGACCCAAGATAAGATGGGGATTGGCAATGCCACCCGGATTGCCGAAATGATCCGCGCCGAGATTAAGAAGCAGACGCAGCTGACCGCCAGTGCCGGGGTGAGCTACAACAAGTTTATCGCCAAGATCGCGTCTGACCAGAACAAACCCGATGGCATGTGCGTCATCAAACCCCATCAGGGTGCGGATTTTGTCGCGCAATTGCCGGTGCGACGTTTCTTTGGCGTGGGGCCAAAGACAGGGGAGCGGATGGCGAAGCTCAATATCCATACCGGCGCGGATTTGCGGGCGCAGTCGGAGGAGTTTCTACGCCAGCATTTTGGCAAGTCGGCCGGTTATCTGTTCCGCGCCTCTCGCGGTGTCGACCACCGCGAGGTCAAACCCAATCGTATCCGCAAATCCGTCGGCGGAGAGCGCACCTATGGCAGTGATCTGGTCAGCGATACCGATCTGGAAGAAGCGATGGAGAAGATTATCGAGATCGTCTGGAACAGTATCGAGAAATCCGGTGCGCGCGGCCGGACAGTGACACTGAAGGCCAAATATGCGGACTTTCGGCAGATCACCCGGTCAAAATCGCTGGAGCGCAATATCGAGGGCAAGGCGGAATTTGCCGATATCGGCCGCGAATTGCTCGCGAGCATCATGCCGGTTGAAAATGGCGTGCGGCTATTGGGCCTGACGCTGGCGAACCTTGAGGGTGTGGTTGAGGCGGCGGAAGAAGCGTCGGCCGGTGAGGCGGGACAATCGGCGTTTGAGTTTTAG